TTCTGGGGACTGAATATAAATAATCAGTTCTAAATCTTTTGTCCGAGGGCAGTATAGTAGCCTATCGGGTTGCTGGTTTGGTGAACTGGCGGACAGCCTCGCGGAACGGCACGCACTTAGCTGTTACACGAGCAGACTGACTGTCACGTTTGTCCCGTATCATCTTGCCAGAGCAGTTCCCCGGATTGGTCGGGTGTCTGTAGGGTACCAGCGCCAGCTGTAGTGCACTCCTCTGGCGCAATGACTGCACGGCTCAGCTGGTGGTCTGGCAGCAGTTGCTTCGGCGAACACATACTTGTCCTCCCGTTCCAAatagggatttaaaaaaagcatggttaacaaaataataacaaaaaaatatttcaactgATTTCAACCTGGGAACGCGGTGAGTGGAATCTCTGGCAAATCGGTGACATCAACCCATCTATTAACTGTCAGTTAGCAAAGAGAACCAGGAGTATCACTGGCCCTGAACtgagtatactgtatatacagtgctgACCTCTGCGTGACAGTGGTTCCCCTTGGGTGCTGGGGCCAAGAGCagccgtgaccccccccccccccccccccaagacagagacaggcagctGTTTCTCTGGTCCAACTGAAATTTACAATCTCATGTTTGAATTCTGTCCAACTGGACCTGGGTCAGCTCTGAAATAGCTTGCAAGCTTATCGTTCAGTGTAACggtattaatgtattttaaccCTATCCCAGACCCCCTCCGAGTCTACATGCTGGTGAACTTGAATGGCCACTCACTGAATATCCCTGCCATCCATTAGAGCCCTGCAGGTCGACTGACAGTTGGCACTGACATCATCTGCGAAGGGACAGTTTCAGCTGCCTGGGATGATGGTCTCATCGTGCAccactgacccctgctggtcaatcgtACACTTGCGATTTTCCTGTTGAGCCGCAcatgaaatgtcttcctctgactcatgtctctGGGATATAGACTAGTGTCATCCACAGTCAGAGCCGTCCCTCCCACTAGCCAGATCAGGCACTGTGCCTAGGGCCTCGCCTTCTCCCCCAGGACCTCTGCCTTCTCTCCCAGGACCCCGCCCTCTctcccagggccccgccttctcttTCAGGGCCTCTGCCTTCTCCCCCGGGGCCTCTGCCTTCtcccccagggccccgccttctctcCCAGGGCCTCTGCCTTCTCTCCCAGGGCCTCTGCCTTCtcccccagggccccgccttctctcCCAGGGCCTCTGCCTTCTcccccagggccccaccttctctcccagggccccgccctctctcccaGGGCCTCTGCCTTCTCCCCCAGGACCCCGCCCTTTCTCCCGgggccccgccttctcccccggggccccgccttctctcccggggccccgccttctctcccggggccccgccttctcccccggggccccgccttctcccccggggccccgccttctccccCGGGGCCTCTGCCTTCTCCCCCCgggccccgccttctcccccagggccccgccttctcccccaggaccccgccctctcccccaGGACCCCGCCCTCTCTTCTCAGGGCCGTGTCTTCTCACTAAGGGTCTCTCCTTCTCGCTCGCCTGGGAAAGGTTGAATTTAAATACACTGTTATCCTGTAAGCGATATTTCAGATGCTGCAGGCCACTGTGGTCCACTTCTAATTcacaaaccaaaacacattcatctttaattacattacattacattacattacaggcatttagcagatgctcttatccagagcgacttacacaacttttttacatagcattttttacattgtatccatttatacagctggatatatactgaagcaatgcaggttaagtaccttgctcaagggtacaacggcagtgtccttaatAGTGACCTATGGCAGCTTACACCCCTTGCTTTGCCCTTTCTCTGACGAGACTGAAATGTATCGGAGCTGGTGATCCTCCCACTAGGGAGTTTGTGTGAAAAGAACTCTTGTTGAGACCGACTGGATTCATGTCAAAGACATTTATTCTTTAATCGCCTTACCTAACAGGTGCGATTTTGAGCTTCAAAAAGCCAGCtctacaattatttttttttttttttgagatttaTGCCTCTATGTTAGATGGTGGGTGGAAGCCAATTGATTCTTCAGTATCAACTGACATTAACATTGGCGTTAAGTTATGGACTGGCAAAGAgttgcactgcactgcacaacccATGTcgacaaatgcatttatttcagaccACAAAAATATCAAACTGGGTAAAAGTGAGAagagtatttttaatttttttaatgtccatTACAAGAATTTCATAGTTGACTGAAATTAGGAATTACCAATGGTCTCCAGGTTGTCAAAAAAACCTCCTTGTGACAGTGTCTATGTAAAAACAGCTATGCCTAATTTAACTGAAATGAGCACTCTTGGCTTTGGACCTTGTGGTTGCCCTTATTTATGGTCTACagttgttaaaataattttatagaTATTCCTTTCACAAAATAGAGACATAAATGGTTGAAGGTGTTTGATTGTATCCATTGAGTTTATTCCTGGCAAAACAGGATATTTATTCAAAGTTGTAAGTTTAATATCTCACATATTGAATTTTACTCCTGCTAGTGGCTGATGATCTAGCAGTCATATTATCTAGATAGCTAGCTTTGTATGAGCTTCAGCGTTGGCCATATTTACTGCAGACTTATTGTTATATGGTGTCAGTCAGGTTGATATTATTCTTATAGCCTGTAGTTAACTCTGATGAGAGGCTGCAAAATAACAAGCTGCTTTTAAAGCCATAAATTGGCTACATGAAGTGAATACCTGCAACAGAATGATGGcaataaaaaggcaaaaagtAAAGCAATCTGGAGAAAGCGCGAGAAGTAAAAATACATTAGGTTCACAACTGGATGGTCTTGCTTTAACAGCCgtgtttattgatttataaTAGTTTCGTTTATTGGTGTACCAGTGCAGCAGTCTGGACCGACTCATCTGTTAAAGCAGAAAATGTAGTGGGACATGAACGCACCGGTCTGTGAACTGCAACGCTACTGCACCGAATAGATGTCACTAATTATCTAGTCACTCAATGTACCGCCATGAGAACTCTTCCTACCACTTGGCTGTTCActgagggcaggagagagaatACCAGGGCTTATTCACACCAGCGATTCCATGAGCTaccattaaacattaaatatcaGAAGGCATCTGCAATAtacttatacatacacacacatattagcACACGATAAAAGAACATGGAAAATCTGCTATTATGGCAAGTACTGAAGTGGCTCTGAAAAGAGCCTTTGGGGTTCGGATTGTGCGGTGTCAAGCAGTTTTAAGCGCGCTCTCCACGAATGCGTCGGGCCAGCTGGATATCCTTGGGCATGATTGTCACCCTCTTGGCGTGAATTGCGCACAGATTGGTGTCCTCAAACAGACCGACCAGATACGCCTCGCTCGCTTCCTGCAGAGCCATTACAGCTGAACTTTGGAAGCGAAGATCGGTCTTGAAATCCTGAGCGATCTCCCTCACAAGGCGCTGGAAGGGCAACTTACGAATCAACAGTTCAGTGGACTTCTGATAGCGACGAATTTCTCGCAGAGCTACAGTACCAGGCCTGTAACGATGAGGCTTCTTCACGCCGCCTGTCGCAGGCGCGCTCTTACGCGCCGCCTTGGTGGCGAGCTGTTTCCTAGGAGCTTTGCCACCGGTGGACTTACGTGCAGTCTGCTTGGTTCTAGCCATCGTGTCAAACTTGGTTTCGACTTTTCGAAAAACATCCCGGTTGATTCCCCGCATACACCTTTAAAGCATTCCAGCGAGAAGGTGATTGGATAGGATTTTGCGGATCCCCATTGGCCCGAATTCTGACCCATTCACCGATTCTATTGGTTTGTTTCTTCAGCTTCCTCTGCCgccaaaaattttaaaatttctcTTACCGCCTTGATTTATTCCAACGTCTCGTTCCAACAGCATTGTTAAAGTGAGCcaaacatcagacatttttaataaaaattaaaaaaaaggccaatacatttctttttgttgtaaAAAGCACTCGAGGACACAGTCGTGGCATCAAttcaacaaatatttatttcctaGTCTCTTAACTAGCAGAATCCATTATATTGTATGACTCGGATATAGCAATCAGAACGCAGTCAAACGGCGCCCAGAACTGCCAACCCAGGTCAAACGTACCACTTTTCACAATTTGACGAACAACATATATGGGTGTTTAATCGAAAATACGTTTATTCAATTACATACTTtgattaaatgaaacaaaagtatTCGGAAAACAGTTTGTATTTGaattcattatctaccaaactTAATTATAATGGCTATATGCCCACATTTTTACCTCTTTGGGCTAGATTAAAACATGGTTATGGTTGTCATGCCATTGAGTATATAATGCTTCAAAACACGTAAAATCGTAAGTTCATGAAACTTTGTTCAGAAAGCTCTTACAGGGGGCTTCAGAAAAGAAATTGAAAACCACTGATCAACAAAGTTGTGGTTATTGGATTCGCATGCGCTATTGCGCATAAATTACCGACAAATTTGTCGGTGCAGAACAAGACAAACTCCTAATTTTGAGTTTGTTCAAATGGCAACTTTGCACTTTTTATGCAGATGTGaggtggctcttaaaagagcctttgggtGAGTGGTTGGTAGAAGCGATGCAAAAATTACTTTGCCTTCACGGCCTTTTCAGTTTTCTTGGGGAGCAGCACAGCTTGGATGTTGGGCAGTACTCCGCCCTGAGCGATAGTGACGCCTCCAAGCAGTTTGTTCAACTCTTCGTCGTTACGCACTGCCAGCTGCAGATGTCTAGGAATGATGCGGGTTTTCTTGTTGTCTCGGGCAGCGTTACCAGCCAACTCCAGGATCTCAGCAGTCAGATATTCGAGCACGGCGGCCAGATAAACCGGAGCACCGGCACCAACACGCTCAGCATAGTTTCCTTTACGCAGTAGTCGATGAACACGACCAACCGGAAACTGGAGTCCTGCCCTAGATGAACGAGTTTTAGCTTTCGCTCTCGCCTTTCCACCGGTTTTTCCTCTTCCACTCATTTTCCTTATTCGTGTAAGAAGtaaagaataacaaaaatacGGACGTGTGACTATCTTATAGCAACAGTCTATTCACCCATTGGCTGTAGCTTTGATGGGATTTTGTCCAATCAGATAGGAGGACAATTTTTTATGGCGCCGACAGTGCAGAATGACTGAATTGAATGAGTCTCAGTGGTACTTCGTAAAAGTGCTTCAAAACGGAAAACATTATATCTCTAATTGCAATACCTATGTGAAaggtaaatgtaatgtgagtTAAAAATACTGCGAATCTACTTGTATCCTGTCCTTGATACTGGTTATGTAATTTGACATGCTGTTTGTACCACTC
This genomic window from Anguilla rostrata isolate EN2019 chromosome 17, ASM1855537v3, whole genome shotgun sequence contains:
- the LOC135244230 gene encoding histone H3-like, encoding MRGINRDVFRKVETKFDTMARTKQTARKSTGGKAPRKQLATKAARKSAPATGGVKKPHRYRPGTVALREIRRYQKSTELLIRKLPFQRLVREIAQDFKTDLRFQSSAVMALQEASEAYLVGLFEDTNLCAIHAKRVTIMPKDIQLARRIRGERA
- the LOC135244234 gene encoding histone H2A, with amino-acid sequence MSGRGKTGGKARAKAKTRSSRAGLQFPVGRVHRLLRKGNYAERVGAGAPVYLAAVLEYLTAEILELAGNAARDNKKTRIIPRHLQLAVRNDEELNKLLGGVTIAQGGVLPNIQAVLLPKKTEKAVKAK